The Apium graveolens cultivar Ventura chromosome 11, ASM990537v1, whole genome shotgun sequence genome has a window encoding:
- the LOC141695338 gene encoding uncharacterized protein LOC141695338, with the protein MNHHVLDRNREEEAVAHNNYFIQQTDVVGVRGLSSLQKVTAALRMLVYGMTADVIDDYVRIDRSHLFEDLAEGHGPEVRYTINGHEYNMGYYLADGIYPFWAIFVKTISKPLGNKKKYLATAQESVRKDVERAFEVLQSRFSMVRGPSRYLDVHTMKYIMAACIILHNMIIEDERELHMEEEHFDTDVAIPIITPNRSRASTPREFIQVHKKIRDKQVHFQLQNDLMEHLCQMHGGDMN; encoded by the exons ATGAATCATCATGTACTTGATCGCAATAGAGAAGAAG AAGCAGTTGCTCACAATAACTATTTTATACAACAAACTGATGTTGTGGGAGTTCGTGGATTATCATCACTTCAGAAAGTTACAGCTGCACTTAGGATGCTTGTATACGGAATGACAGCTGATGTTATCGATGATTACGTTCGAATTG ATAGATCTCATCTATTTGAAGATTTGGCAGAAGGTCATGGACCAGAAGTGAGGTATACCATCAATGGTCATGAATATAATATGGGATATTATCTTGCTGATGGTATATATCCTTTTTGGGCAATATTTGTCAAAACTATTTCAAAACCTCTAGgtaacaaaaaaaaatatttagcaACCGCGCAAGAATCTGTAAGAAAAGATGTTGAGAGAGCATTTGAAGTTTTGCAATCTCGATTTTCAATGGTACGTGGACCATCAAGATATTTGGATGTGCACACAATGAAATATATTATGGCAGCTTGCATCATATTGCACAACATGATCATTGAAGATGAAAGGGAATTACATATGGAGGAAGAACACTTTGATACAGATGTTGCAATACCAATTATTACTCCAAATCGTAGTCGTGCAAGTACCCCTAGGGAATTCATACAAGTGCATAAAAAAATTCGAGACAAACAGGTCCATTTTCAGTTACAGAATGACCTCATGGAACATCTTTGCCAGATGCATGGCGGTGACATGAACTAA